A single region of the Gammaproteobacteria bacterium CG11_big_fil_rev_8_21_14_0_20_46_22 genome encodes:
- a CDS encoding type IV secretion system protein DotC: protein MIKRLCIISSLILALSACASQHQNSVDTTNLYQLETLTQQNTPLPEGQGISNIRLQALKEVATSIGAQGGLAFQAGRIDDQLQAQARTLDSVFNFQGMLLAHNVLPPVLEQGDQLVNLNDNDTIRIADKTYKIVQQARFVTNAPNWRQYLWMSYKKPALPDQTLLPRNDAEREVWIKHVRAGWKQGIMQAKNMYAANLARLKRDYNGMVLYRELLTRNMVSKPFVAQANLGVTSNSSDSQLYINDKVLRITALPKLNPKSTQWKAVVTHEQ, encoded by the coding sequence ATGATCAAACGTCTTTGCATCATCTCAAGCCTTATCCTCGCCTTATCGGCTTGCGCATCACAGCACCAAAACAGTGTCGACACAACAAACCTCTACCAGCTAGAAACACTCACGCAACAAAACACCCCCCTGCCTGAAGGCCAAGGTATTTCAAACATTCGCTTACAAGCCTTAAAAGAAGTGGCCACCTCTATTGGCGCACAAGGTGGCCTTGCCTTCCAAGCCGGACGCATTGATGATCAGCTTCAAGCCCAAGCACGCACACTCGACTCTGTGTTCAATTTTCAAGGCATGCTACTGGCGCACAATGTACTACCCCCCGTGCTTGAACAAGGCGATCAACTAGTGAACCTCAACGATAACGACACGATTCGCATCGCCGATAAAACCTACAAAATCGTGCAGCAAGCTCGTTTTGTAACAAACGCGCCAAACTGGCGACAATACCTCTGGATGTCCTATAAAAAACCGGCGCTACCTGACCAAACCTTATTACCACGCAATGATGCCGAGCGAGAAGTATGGATCAAGCATGTCCGCGCAGGCTGGAAACAAGGCATCATGCAAGCAAAAAATATGTATGCCGCCAACCTTGCACGCTTAAAGCGTGACTATAATGGCATGGTACTCTACCGCGAACTGTTAACCCGGAACATGGTTAGCAAACCGTTCGTGGCGCAAGCCAACTTAGGCGTCACCAGTAATAGCAGTGACTCACAGCTTTACATCAACGATAAAGTCTTGCGCATCACGGCCCTACCGAAACTAAACCCGAAAAGTACGCAATGGAAAGCTGTGGTAACGCATGAGCAATGA
- a CDS encoding phosphoesterase, producing MSGAHWRDSARAARFFMIDARAAFPLLLFLLHIKLWTFVLAVIATLFFGILERYGFTLVVFWRWFRTSLVGRRKVSSPWWR from the coding sequence ATGTCAGGAGCACACTGGCGGGACAGCGCACGGGCGGCCCGATTCTTCATGATCGATGCGAGAGCAGCGTTTCCACTACTGCTATTTTTGCTTCATATCAAGCTTTGGACGTTTGTTCTGGCTGTCATTGCGACGCTGTTTTTTGGGATTCTTGAACGCTATGGCTTCACTCTTGTGGTTTTCTGGCGTTGGTTTCGTACAAGTTTGGTAGGGCGACGAAAAGTGTCGTCCCCTTGGTGGCGCTAG
- a CDS encoding type IV secretion protein IcmB: MTSFLDPVFNSIDSFFAWVSASLKQTTESYCDLETADDEHTLVAYDGSLVTLIEFNGITHLIGVEEFKTLHRSLCNALQNNLKRSGHALQVFFSYDRDTVINQISDMLKPAENTARRLELDLGDLFAERKNYLSQYCAEEKIFFALWTRPDTLSAEQFKRASKTKLKELRKSKMPPITNAQNLMASIPELRDEHNSFVRAVQNDLDAMKVDSRTLEVHEAVREIRMTVDSDFTDLGWRPVLPGDKIPVRDLKKSAGAVSDIMWPPLGKQIIPRDAENVDLRTCRIGDRIYSSVFIDLFPQEVHAFNKLFRRAIASRVPWRISYFVESDGLKGLTFKSTLASILSFTSRYNRLISDAANLLRNIEVNSDDAVVRLRVVLTTWAPEGQISLLRSRAAELAKAVQGWGNCETSEKCGDAFEGVLSSALAVNMSPASTISVAPLSQVIYMLPFTRPASAWKAGAVMLRSPDGKPWPYQPGSSQQTTWIDLTYARPGSGKSVFSNSINLGLCLAPGIQALPRIAIIDIGPSSSGLISLLREALPRKDRHMVAYHRLEMAPSYSINPFDTQLGCRKPTATERSFLVNFLTLLATPLGAIKPYDGMSDMVGLIVDELYEYFSDDKSARVYTSGVDDVIDGVLQEIGFVSDEHTTWWEVTDALFIAGFSHESMIAQRYAMPLMADAASICRSQPIEDLYGNVRTPTDETLVGAFSRMISSAVREYPILSRVTQFDLGEARVVAMDLDEVAKSGGDAADRQTAVMYMLARYVLAKNYYLTEESIAQMPKAYQSYHLTRVSEIKESPKRIVYDEFHRTSKSQAVRDQVIVDMREGRKWNVQVSLISQSLEDFGSVMVEFATSVFIMDAGPEQAVQKSAQVFGLSETAITALRDRVHGPREGGATFLAQFSTKHGSNTQLLTNTIGPIELWAFSTTAEDASLRNKLYKQVGPAVARRMLARYYPNGSVRDLVEARLAELQEEKGLIEEVSALSIIDQLLEEVMARYQADSAFQAELASK; this comes from the coding sequence GTGACTAGTTTCTTGGACCCTGTTTTTAATTCGATTGATTCTTTTTTTGCGTGGGTGAGCGCTTCTTTAAAGCAAACCACTGAATCGTATTGTGATCTTGAAACGGCTGACGATGAACATACTCTGGTTGCTTACGACGGCTCTTTAGTTACTCTGATTGAGTTTAATGGCATTACACACTTAATTGGTGTGGAAGAGTTTAAAACACTTCATCGGTCTTTATGCAATGCGTTGCAAAATAATTTGAAGCGAAGTGGGCATGCCCTGCAGGTTTTCTTTTCTTATGATAGAGACACGGTTATCAATCAAATTTCAGATATGTTAAAGCCCGCTGAAAACACCGCCAGGCGGCTTGAGCTCGACTTAGGCGATTTGTTTGCTGAGCGAAAAAACTATTTGTCACAATACTGTGCGGAGGAAAAAATTTTTTTCGCGCTTTGGACGCGCCCTGATACTTTGAGCGCAGAGCAATTCAAACGAGCGAGTAAAACTAAGTTAAAAGAATTACGCAAGTCAAAAATGCCGCCAATCACCAATGCTCAGAACTTAATGGCAAGCATTCCTGAACTTAGAGATGAGCATAACTCTTTTGTCCGGGCTGTTCAGAATGATTTGGATGCGATGAAAGTTGATTCTCGCACCTTAGAGGTTCATGAGGCTGTTCGTGAAATCCGAATGACAGTGGATTCAGATTTTACAGATCTTGGCTGGCGACCCGTATTGCCGGGCGATAAAATCCCTGTTCGAGATTTGAAGAAATCTGCGGGCGCAGTGTCTGATATTATGTGGCCTCCTTTGGGCAAGCAAATCATTCCTCGTGATGCTGAAAACGTTGACCTGCGGACTTGCCGCATCGGTGATCGAATATACTCCTCGGTTTTTATTGACTTGTTTCCTCAAGAAGTGCACGCCTTTAATAAGCTATTTCGTCGCGCGATTGCCAGTCGAGTGCCTTGGCGTATTTCGTATTTTGTTGAGAGTGATGGTTTGAAGGGTTTGACCTTCAAATCGACCTTAGCATCGATTTTAAGTTTCACCTCCCGTTATAATCGACTGATTAGCGATGCGGCTAATCTTTTAAGAAATATTGAGGTTAACAGTGATGATGCTGTCGTGCGTTTGCGCGTGGTGTTGACCACTTGGGCGCCTGAAGGTCAAATTTCTTTGTTACGATCAAGGGCTGCAGAGCTTGCTAAAGCTGTGCAGGGTTGGGGTAATTGTGAAACCTCTGAAAAATGTGGGGATGCTTTTGAAGGCGTGCTTTCCAGTGCATTGGCTGTGAATATGTCGCCAGCGTCAACGATTTCTGTGGCTCCTTTGAGTCAGGTGATTTACATGCTTCCATTTACGCGTCCAGCGTCTGCCTGGAAAGCGGGGGCGGTCATGCTTCGCTCACCTGATGGAAAGCCTTGGCCTTATCAGCCTGGTTCAAGCCAGCAAACGACATGGATTGATTTAACCTATGCGCGTCCTGGTTCGGGTAAGTCCGTGTTTTCGAACTCTATTAACCTGGGTTTGTGTTTGGCCCCTGGTATTCAAGCATTACCTCGTATAGCTATTATCGACATTGGCCCTTCGAGTAGTGGTTTGATCTCTTTGTTAAGGGAAGCTCTGCCTCGTAAAGACCGCCATATGGTGGCGTACCATCGTTTAGAAATGGCGCCTAGTTACTCAATTAACCCTTTTGATACACAGCTCGGGTGTCGAAAGCCGACGGCCACGGAACGTAGTTTCTTGGTGAACTTCTTAACGCTTTTGGCAACGCCACTCGGAGCTATTAAGCCATACGATGGTATGTCAGACATGGTCGGTTTGATTGTCGACGAGCTCTATGAATATTTTAGCGACGATAAAAGTGCGCGGGTTTATACCTCAGGTGTTGATGATGTGATTGATGGCGTGCTGCAAGAAATTGGTTTTGTCAGTGATGAGCACACAACCTGGTGGGAAGTGACTGATGCCTTGTTCATTGCAGGCTTTTCGCATGAGTCTATGATTGCACAACGTTATGCCATGCCATTAATGGCCGATGCGGCCTCGATTTGCCGTAGCCAACCGATTGAAGATTTGTATGGAAATGTGCGTACACCGACCGATGAAACCTTGGTGGGCGCCTTCAGTCGAATGATATCCAGTGCAGTTCGTGAGTACCCCATTCTTTCACGCGTCACGCAGTTTGATTTAGGTGAAGCTCGTGTCGTGGCGATGGACTTGGATGAAGTGGCTAAAAGCGGCGGTGATGCGGCTGATCGCCAAACGGCTGTCATGTACATGTTGGCACGCTATGTATTGGCGAAAAATTATTATCTCACTGAGGAAAGTATCGCTCAAATGCCTAAAGCTTACCAGAGCTACCATTTGACACGTGTTTCTGAAATTAAAGAGTCACCTAAGCGTATTGTGTACGATGAGTTCCACCGGACTTCAAAATCACAAGCGGTACGTGACCAAGTGATTGTGGATATGCGAGAAGGCCGTAAATGGAACGTGCAAGTTTCTTTGATTTCTCAGTCCTTAGAAGACTTTGGCTCTGTGATGGTTGAGTTCGCAACCTCTGTGTTTATTATGGATGCAGGCCCAGAGCAGGCGGTACAAAAATCTGCGCAAGTTTTCGGTTTGAGTGAAACTGCGATCACAGCGTTGCGCGATCGTGTACATGGTCCTAGAGAAGGTGGCGCTACTTTCTTGGCACAATTTTCAACGAAGCACGGCTCAAATACCCAGTTATTGACAAATACCATTGGCCCAATTGAGTTATGGGCTTTTAGTACCACCGCGGAAGATGCCAGCCTTCGTAACAAACTCTATAAGCAGGTCGGTCCTGCAGTTGCGCGTAGGATGTTGGCGAGATATTACCCTAATGGTTCGGTGCGTGACTTGGTTGAGGCCCGTTTGGCCGAGCTGCAAGAGGAAAAAGGCTTGATCGAAGAAGTGTCAGCCTTAAGCATTATTGATCAGCTTTTGGAAGAAGTCATGGCTCGCTACCAAGCCGATTCGGCTTTCCAAGCTGAGCTTGCCTCAAAATAA
- a CDS encoding type IV secretion protein IcmD, with protein MFLLNRLRNTLCTRRALRFACALLPVLCISAAAWAADSGAASLSDVATNIIGSFGALAKMITAAAYVAGFGFAFAAILKFKAHKDNPQQIPVGTPIALLFVGAALIFLPTLFGISGETIFGSGATTGGDSGVISVPGFSNQ; from the coding sequence ATGTTTTTATTAAATCGATTAAGAAATACGCTGTGCACCAGGCGTGCTTTGCGCTTTGCGTGTGCTTTATTGCCAGTGTTATGTATTTCTGCCGCCGCTTGGGCTGCTGATAGTGGGGCTGCCTCACTCAGCGATGTGGCGACGAATATCATCGGAAGTTTTGGTGCTTTAGCTAAAATGATTACGGCTGCCGCTTATGTTGCGGGTTTTGGTTTTGCTTTTGCGGCTATCTTGAAGTTTAAGGCGCATAAGGATAACCCACAGCAAATCCCAGTGGGTACACCTATTGCCTTATTGTTCGTCGGCGCAGCTTTGATTTTCTTGCCAACCTTGTTTGGTATTTCAGGCGAAACGATCTTTGGTTCGGGTGCCACTACGGGCGGTGATTCTGGTGTTATCAGTGTGCCAGGTTTTTCGAACCAGTAG
- a CDS encoding HNH endonuclease — protein sequence MLELHPTLSPQSWRIFSVRRLDLRFFPARDKVLHRDHHACGYCGFQASEHQEIVNIDGDYQNNRLSNLVTACVFCAQSLFLDNVGVSFGGGKLIYLPGMSQAELNSFCHVIFCAMMNRTGYLNSAQTAYRNLRLQAQHVEKKFGTGMSAPGQFCRLALNQKNVGKEQMAQLLRDIRLLPSYAKFKQQLSDWAAAAAQELAEEA from the coding sequence ATGTTGGAATTACATCCCACGCTGTCTCCTCAAAGTTGGCGTATATTTAGCGTGAGGCGCTTAGACTTACGCTTTTTTCCTGCTAGGGATAAAGTACTTCATAGGGATCACCATGCCTGCGGATATTGTGGTTTTCAGGCAAGCGAACACCAGGAAATCGTCAATATCGATGGTGATTATCAAAATAATCGTTTGTCTAATTTAGTGACCGCTTGTGTTTTTTGTGCGCAGTCATTATTCCTTGATAATGTCGGCGTTTCCTTTGGGGGTGGTAAGTTAATCTACTTGCCTGGTATGAGTCAGGCTGAGCTTAATAGTTTTTGCCATGTGATTTTTTGCGCGATGATGAATCGTACCGGCTACTTAAATAGCGCTCAAACCGCTTATCGCAATTTGCGCTTACAGGCTCAGCATGTTGAAAAAAAATTCGGAACGGGTATGAGTGCGCCAGGTCAGTTCTGTCGTTTGGCGCTGAATCAAAAGAATGTGGGTAAAGAGCAAATGGCGCAGCTGCTTCGCGATATTCGTTTGTTGCCATCGTATGCCAAGTTTAAGCAACAACTGTCTGATTGGGCCGCGGCAGCGGCACAAGAACTTGCAGAGGAGGCATGA
- a CDS encoding type IV secretion protein IcmK — MFKAVKSTLLPVAVISLLVFSVTAAAATAAPSSGDTLSLTPVDNTDTTNNLSQRAPNPNLLFAQPNVLQREAFRNVTRQAMPMTPNQITQMKKMLAATQLAASTSAVTPPKPVTSSKMVSLAPGATPPVIDLQKGFISSLVFVDSAGNKWPIVGYDLGDPSAFNIQWQHGSNTLLVQANSMYTYGNLAVTLKGTSTPVMLTLVPGQSEVDYRVDLHVQGQSPDALPTVGETAPGQASNTLLNILNGIAPDKAKALTVTGGPCVSDLNNCQAWQIGKKLYLRLPNEVLSPSWMSSMQSSDGMHAYLMEKTPNVLVSNHGQSEQVNIEGY, encoded by the coding sequence ATGTTTAAAGCGGTTAAATCAACACTCTTACCGGTAGCGGTTATCAGCTTGTTGGTCTTTTCGGTGACTGCAGCGGCGGCAACAGCCGCGCCTTCATCAGGTGACACATTAAGCTTAACACCCGTTGATAATACCGATACGACGAATAATTTATCACAACGAGCCCCGAACCCTAATTTACTATTTGCTCAACCCAATGTTCTTCAACGTGAAGCATTTCGTAATGTTACCCGTCAGGCAATGCCGATGACACCGAACCAAATCACACAAATGAAAAAAATGTTGGCGGCGACACAGCTTGCAGCATCAACCAGTGCAGTGACACCGCCAAAGCCAGTGACCTCATCGAAAATGGTTAGCCTAGCGCCAGGCGCGACACCTCCGGTGATTGATTTACAAAAAGGGTTTATTTCTTCCTTGGTGTTTGTCGATAGCGCCGGCAACAAATGGCCTATCGTTGGCTATGACCTGGGTGACCCGAGTGCGTTTAATATTCAATGGCAACACGGCAGTAACACTTTATTGGTTCAGGCTAATAGCATGTACACTTATGGCAATTTGGCAGTCACCTTGAAGGGTACTTCAACGCCTGTGATGTTAACGCTGGTGCCGGGCCAAAGTGAGGTCGACTATCGCGTCGATTTACATGTGCAAGGTCAATCACCGGACGCTTTGCCGACAGTGGGTGAAACAGCGCCTGGTCAAGCCAGTAATACTTTGTTGAATATTTTGAATGGCATTGCGCCTGATAAGGCAAAGGCGTTGACAGTGACGGGCGGGCCTTGCGTGTCAGACCTTAATAATTGTCAGGCTTGGCAAATAGGTAAAAAACTCTATTTGCGATTACCAAATGAAGTACTGTCGCCAAGCTGGATGTCTTCTATGCAAAGCTCAGACGGCATGCATGCTTATCTCATGGAAAAAACACCTAATGTTTTAGTGTCTAACCACGGCCAGTCAGAGCAAGTGAATATCGAGGGCTATTGA
- a CDS encoding phosphoesterase codes for MPPAPSQQGQSTDNHMAAMWISFLVFVMAVVIWFIFKREIVTAIFYIKSGELWLVGLVWPKAEVLRQQMLNTPIKGVDIAELVGLVTEVGTFYMIPVMILLVILGALLFNRGVGTRFKTVYTMKTLLAKEYKNWPQITPVVKEDLVSIDIDQGPWAMAKTPMEFAKTQGLLKIQRRALEEGMLRKDAKLVATLVKPKANQLFVKQLGPLWRGTEALPMHVKALFAAFAARIAGDAEASHALLMQIAASANGGKLNFSGVKALLAKHENNPLVETTVSHHAYVLTVMASILNIARASGVLASADFLWLKVIDRRLWYMLNAVGRQTPTVEVAGPFGHWCIEATLERPFKTPMIENATHALDEAIQSQIYSE; via the coding sequence ATGCCTCCAGCGCCGTCACAACAGGGACAAAGTACGGATAATCACATGGCCGCCATGTGGATTTCATTCCTTGTCTTTGTGATGGCCGTTGTGATTTGGTTTATCTTCAAGCGTGAGATCGTCACTGCTATTTTTTACATCAAATCAGGCGAGCTTTGGCTTGTTGGGTTGGTTTGGCCAAAAGCGGAGGTGCTGCGCCAGCAAATGCTTAACACCCCGATTAAAGGTGTGGATATAGCCGAGCTTGTCGGTTTGGTGACTGAAGTCGGCACCTTTTATATGATCCCTGTCATGATCTTGCTCGTGATATTGGGCGCGCTGTTGTTTAATCGTGGGGTGGGTACCCGTTTTAAAACCGTTTACACGATGAAAACTTTGCTGGCCAAGGAATACAAAAACTGGCCTCAAATCACCCCTGTTGTGAAAGAAGATTTGGTTAGCATAGATATCGACCAGGGTCCTTGGGCCATGGCGAAAACGCCGATGGAGTTCGCTAAAACTCAGGGTCTTTTGAAAATTCAGCGCAGAGCCTTAGAAGAGGGTATGTTGCGCAAGGATGCTAAATTGGTGGCGACCTTGGTTAAGCCTAAAGCTAATCAGCTCTTTGTAAAGCAGCTCGGGCCTTTGTGGAGAGGAACCGAAGCGTTGCCTATGCATGTAAAGGCTTTATTTGCCGCTTTTGCGGCTAGAATTGCAGGTGATGCAGAGGCCTCGCATGCCCTGCTCATGCAAATTGCCGCTTCAGCCAACGGCGGAAAACTGAATTTTTCAGGTGTGAAAGCCTTACTGGCCAAGCATGAAAATAATCCCTTGGTTGAAACCACGGTTTCGCATCACGCGTATGTTTTAACGGTCATGGCGTCGATACTTAATATTGCGCGTGCTTCTGGCGTGTTGGCATCGGCAGATTTTTTATGGCTAAAAGTCATCGATCGGCGATTATGGTATATGCTTAATGCTGTAGGCCGTCAGACACCGACCGTTGAAGTGGCAGGGCCTTTTGGGCACTGGTGTATTGAGGCAACCTTAGAGCGTCCTTTTAAAACGCCGATGATTGAGAATGCGACGCATGCCTTGGATGAGGCAATACAGTCACAAATTTATAGCGAGTAA
- a CDS encoding type IV secretion protein DotI, with protein sequence MAHDALETVKLRHNFYRDSYRLVAIILFLSVVVNVLLVGAVFYLETHKPTPKYFATTQDGRLFKMVPLDQPYMESNQLVNWVANAATSLYTYDFLNYRQNFQNNQIYFTPDGWKAYLDQVEKSRNLKTVEDKKLVVSATPAGAPVITNQGVLDGKYSWRVQIPVVVTYQSLSQQFSENLLLTLTIQRRSTLDSKYGVGIAQFVAQQQ encoded by the coding sequence ATGGCGCATGACGCACTCGAAACAGTGAAGCTTCGGCATAATTTCTACCGTGATAGTTATCGATTGGTGGCTATCATTTTATTTCTTTCAGTGGTGGTTAATGTACTGCTCGTTGGGGCTGTTTTTTATCTTGAAACTCATAAGCCAACCCCAAAGTATTTTGCAACCACGCAAGATGGCCGCTTATTCAAAATGGTGCCCTTGGATCAGCCTTATATGGAGAGCAACCAGCTTGTGAACTGGGTGGCTAATGCGGCCACATCGCTTTACACCTATGACTTTTTGAACTATCGCCAAAACTTTCAAAACAATCAGATTTATTTTACGCCCGATGGCTGGAAGGCGTATCTAGATCAAGTTGAGAAGTCTCGCAACCTGAAAACCGTGGAAGATAAGAAGTTGGTAGTGAGTGCGACGCCGGCCGGTGCTCCTGTGATTACTAACCAGGGCGTTCTCGATGGAAAATATTCATGGCGCGTTCAAATCCCTGTTGTTGTGACTTACCAAAGCTTGAGTCAGCAGTTCAGTGAAAATTTACTTTTAACGCTGACGATACAGCGTCGTTCTACACTCGATAGTAAGTATGGTGTTGGCATTGCGCAATTTGTTGCGCAACAGCAGTAA
- a CDS encoding phosphoesterase codes for MFRGLDKRHEQDPRQLLRDTRTVGQRILDFFKEPRNIGMMLIVAAVAVYFFPGLSDLLGIIGICVFLFTWFQRTMLPFRLPMRSGLKDYNDTKPGGNKPNDARGICFFGNDRQNNEELWFNNEDMRTHVLIFGSTGSGKTETLVSLAYNALLQGSGFIYVDGKGDNNLFTKVFSMARSMGREDDVLLINFMTGARDIIGPQERRLSNTMNPFSRGSSSMLSQLVVSLMDQSNQSDSSADMWKGRAIGFVEALMRVLVYMRDQGKILLDANTIRNYFTLDRLEAMTMDKMFLRDGQEPVSCADAPANVLEPIYNYVINLPGYNKEKKGKQVSQVLEQHGFITMQLTRVFTSLADTYGHILRTQLAEVDVKDVVLNRRILVVLLPALEKSPEELSNLGKVIVASLKAMMAAGLGEEVEGTYAEIIAKKPTNAKTPFMCILDEYGYYAVPGFAVVPAQARSLGFSAIFAGQDLPAFQKASKEEALSIGANTNIKIAMKLEDPIETWDFFQKTAGEAYVTKVDSFQTNQGMLNNYMDTRSASSEKRARIDLLDLKDQREGEMHIFFKSRIVRAKSFFANPKPVQKMRLNHFLKVETPDVKELALLEDNLEKFAEIIEKSGVDFDAAEASNAELNVIIEAYRESDPETPLLEKGVDALMAFYHATEAPAQEEEVQEVTIDEAIGELNIFLKPRLSAMTQQTLAGAETESFTQPILTRSQIQPKLDMAQRLLGARGTHSSAIAKELMYDMEIATRYPPMLVQPLSVDEVIMNAERLVDSVQGMDGRSGDNSDLSSLLDDV; via the coding sequence GTGTTTCGTGGTTTAGACAAACGACATGAACAAGATCCTCGCCAGTTACTGCGCGATACGCGTACCGTTGGCCAGCGAATTCTAGATTTTTTCAAAGAGCCTCGCAATATTGGCATGATGCTGATTGTGGCAGCCGTCGCGGTTTATTTTTTCCCTGGCTTGTCTGATTTGCTGGGTATTATCGGTATCTGTGTCTTTTTGTTTACCTGGTTTCAACGAACGATGCTTCCGTTTCGTTTGCCCATGAGATCGGGTTTAAAAGATTATAACGATACCAAGCCTGGTGGAAATAAACCCAATGATGCACGAGGCATCTGTTTTTTTGGTAATGACCGGCAGAATAATGAAGAGCTTTGGTTTAATAATGAAGACATGCGAACACATGTCTTGATTTTTGGCTCAACCGGTTCAGGTAAGACGGAAACCTTGGTCTCACTTGCCTATAACGCCTTGCTTCAGGGTAGTGGCTTCATTTACGTCGATGGTAAGGGTGATAACAATTTGTTTACCAAAGTGTTTTCCATGGCGCGAAGCATGGGGCGCGAAGATGATGTGCTTCTGATTAACTTTATGACTGGCGCGAGGGACATTATCGGTCCACAGGAGCGCCGGTTATCAAACACGATGAACCCTTTCTCGCGCGGTTCTTCGAGCATGCTATCGCAGCTTGTTGTGAGCCTAATGGACCAGTCAAACCAGTCTGACTCTTCGGCGGATATGTGGAAAGGTCGCGCGATTGGTTTTGTGGAAGCTTTGATGCGAGTTTTGGTCTATATGCGTGATCAAGGCAAAATCCTGCTGGATGCGAATACGATTCGTAATTATTTTACTTTGGATCGTCTCGAAGCCATGACTATGGACAAAATGTTTTTACGCGATGGCCAAGAGCCAGTCAGTTGTGCTGATGCGCCGGCAAATGTGCTTGAGCCTATTTATAACTATGTCATTAACTTGCCGGGCTATAACAAGGAAAAGAAGGGTAAACAGGTTTCGCAAGTTTTAGAGCAACATGGCTTCATCACTATGCAGTTGACGCGTGTGTTTACCTCATTGGCAGATACCTATGGCCATATTCTTCGAACGCAGTTAGCCGAAGTCGATGTCAAAGACGTGGTTTTGAATCGGCGAATTTTGGTTGTACTTTTGCCTGCCTTGGAAAAATCACCGGAAGAGTTGTCTAACTTGGGTAAAGTCATTGTGGCTTCTTTAAAAGCCATGATGGCTGCCGGTTTGGGTGAAGAGGTTGAGGGTACTTACGCTGAGATTATTGCGAAAAAACCGACGAATGCAAAAACGCCGTTCATGTGTATTCTTGATGAGTACGGTTACTATGCGGTGCCTGGATTCGCTGTTGTGCCTGCGCAAGCGCGATCTTTGGGCTTCTCTGCCATTTTTGCGGGCCAGGATTTACCTGCGTTTCAAAAAGCCTCGAAAGAAGAAGCCTTGTCGATTGGTGCGAACACCAATATTAAAATTGCAATGAAACTCGAAGACCCGATCGAAACCTGGGATTTCTTCCAGAAAACAGCGGGTGAGGCCTATGTGACTAAGGTCGACTCGTTTCAAACAAACCAGGGCATGCTCAATAACTATATGGATACACGCAGTGCCTCATCTGAAAAGCGTGCGCGCATTGATCTTTTAGATTTGAAAGATCAACGGGAAGGTGAGATGCATATTTTCTTCAAATCTCGTATTGTGCGTGCTAAGTCTTTCTTTGCGAATCCTAAGCCGGTTCAAAAAATGCGTTTGAACCATTTCTTGAAAGTGGAAACGCCAGATGTTAAAGAGCTTGCGCTACTTGAAGATAACCTTGAGAAGTTTGCTGAAATCATCGAGAAATCAGGTGTCGATTTTGATGCTGCTGAGGCTAGCAATGCCGAGTTGAATGTCATTATCGAGGCTTACCGCGAGTCTGATCCTGAAACGCCACTGCTTGAGAAGGGTGTGGATGCTTTGATGGCTTTTTATCACGCAACCGAAGCGCCAGCGCAAGAAGAGGAAGTTCAAGAGGTCACTATCGACGAAGCGATTGGTGAGCTCAATATTTTCCTCAAACCACGCTTAAGTGCGATGACGCAGCAAACTTTGGCAGGCGCTGAAACAGAGAGCTTCACGCAGCCTATTTTGACTCGCTCTCAGATCCAACCAAAACTCGATATGGCTCAGCGTTTGTTAGGGGCGCGTGGCACACACTCCAGCGCTATCGCAAAAGAGTTGATGTATGATATGGAAATCGCGACCCGATACCCGCCTATGCTTGTGCAGCCGTTAAGCGTCGACGAGGTGATTATGAACGCCGAACGTTTGGTGGATTCTGTTCAGGGAATGGACGGTAGAAGTGGGGATAATTCTGATTTGTCTTCTTTATTGGATGATGTATAG
- a CDS encoding type IV secretion protein IcmS, which translates to MSDLRTSDEIAKEIAANLARIMKKLGISFTMKGRPATYVEVFAESALLPAIARRADQLCALCLGYGIGVTFEEAPGSMTGSSVTFDSLSPDALRYLCLIDVLCELAKASPDKRATSLDELFYD; encoded by the coding sequence ATGTCGGATTTGAGAACTTCAGATGAGATCGCAAAAGAAATTGCTGCTAACTTAGCTCGTATTATGAAGAAACTCGGGATCAGCTTTACGATGAAAGGTCGTCCTGCGACCTACGTTGAAGTGTTTGCTGAGAGTGCTTTATTGCCTGCCATTGCTCGTCGTGCGGATCAACTTTGTGCTTTATGCTTAGGCTATGGCATTGGCGTCACCTTTGAAGAGGCTCCGGGCTCGATGACGGGCAGTAGTGTCACGTTTGATAGTCTCTCACCTGATGCACTGCGATATTTGTGTTTGATTGATGTGCTGTGTGAGTTAGCTAAGGCGTCACCAGACAAGCGTGCGACTTCATTGGATGAGTTGTTTTATGACTAA